The Desulfurobacterium atlanticum DNA segment GGTATGAATGGGAGAACGCCTTTTGAGGTTTTAAAGAGTAAGTTGGATTGTTTGTTTAATCTTAATGTTGCTTGTTTCCCTGTTGTGCTGCTTGAGGATGTTTTTGTGGTGGCTAATAGGCTGGGGGTATTGGAAAAGGGTGGGGAGAATGTGCTCACCCCCTACCTAATAAGTTAAATTACAAAAAAAATTTAGGTTTAGAAATCAAAAAAACTCACAAAACTTAACAAATCATGTTTTTCTATATTTTGAATAGTCCCGTTTTTTATTAAAAAAACTGTATCAGCTATAGAATCAACCACAGCAGGTGAGTGAGAAATAAATAAATAGCCAATATTAAACCGCTCCTGGATTTCAAGAAAAAGATTAATTATTTGAGACTGAACCGAAACATCAAGAGCAGATGTTGGCTCATCTGCTACAATAATTTCAGGTTTCATAACAATGGCCCTTGCTATTGCCACTCTCTGTCTCTGACCTCCTGAAAGCTGATGGGGATAAAAGTTAAGAACAGAAAAAGGAAGCCCGACAAGAGTAACCGCCTCTTCAACTTTTTCTTTTAATTCATCTTTTGTAAAAAGAGAATTTATTTTTAATCCTTCAGAAACTATATCAAACACCTTCATCCTGGGATTTAAGGAGTTGTAAGGATTTTGAAAAATCGCCTGAATATTTACTCTATATTTCCAATAATCACTCTTTGACATAGCAGTAATATCTTTCCCTTTATACAACACCTTTCCACTATCAGGTTTTTCAATATCAAGAAGAATCTTACCAAGAGTGGATTTTCCACAACCGCTCTCTCCGATAATTGCTACAGTTTTTCCTTTCTCAAGCTTTACAGAAACACCTTTTAAAACTTCTTTTTTCTCTATAACTTTGCCAAAAAAATTTTTCTTTACAGGGAAAGATTTATAAATATTTAACCCTTCAAGAATAACCATTAGTAAGAGTGCTCCCTGTCAGGAAATTTACCTGTCTTCACTTCTTCAACATAATCTGAAATAGCCCTTCTCATCTCTTTTCCCAGTTCTGCATATCTTTTAACAAATTTTGGTTTAAATTTATCAAAAATTCCAAGCATATCATGAAACACAAGCACCTGACCATCACAAAACGGTCCCGCACCTATTCCTATAGTGGGAATAGAAAGAGTTTCTGTTATCTCTTTCGCAAGGTCTGAAGGAATTTTTTCCAGAACAACAGCAAACGCACCGGCTTCTTCAACAGCTTTAGCATCAGCAATAAGCTTCTCTCTCTCTTCCCCTTTGCCCCTTAAAACATAACCACCGTAAACATTTACACTCTGCGGTTGTAAACCTATATGCCCACAGACAGGAATTCCTGCATCAACAAGGGCTTTAATAGTACTTTTCTGCTCTATACCCCCCTCTATTTTCACCGCATCACAGCCTGTTTCCTTCAAAGCTCTACCGGCATTTAAAATTGCATCCCTGACGCCTGTCTGATAAGAAAGAAAAGGCATATCAAACACAACAAGCGCTCTTTCAACTCCCCTTACAACAGCTTTAGTATGATGAACCATCTCTTCCATAGTAACAGGAACTGTTGAATCATAACCAAGCATCACCATCCCAAGAGAATCACCGACAAGAATAACATCAACACCGGCATTATCAACAATCAAAGCAGAAGTGTAATCATACGCTGTAAGCATAGCTATCTTTTCACCGTTAATCTTCATCTCTCTTAAGGTTTTTGTTGTCACTTTTTTCATCCTTCACCTCAGTTTAGTTTACCTTAAACATATAGAGATTTTACAACTTGAAATAGAAAACTCAACAATATAATATTAACTGTTAATCACCAGCACTGCCACACAAAGGAGGCAATTGTGGAAAAAGTTTACATATTTGACACAACTTTAAGGGACGGAGAACAAACTCCAGGTGTTAATTTAACAGTTGATGAAAAGGTGCAGATAGCAAAACAACTTGAACGCCTTGGAGTGGATATAATAGAAGCTGGATTTGCAATCAGCTCTCCGGCAGATTTTGAGGCTATAAAAAGAATTTCTCAGGAAGTTAAGAAATCAACAATATGTTCCCTTGCAAGAGCTGTTGAAATCGATATAAAAACAGCCTGGGATGCACTTAAAGAAGCTGAAAAACCAAGAATCCACACATTCATTGCTACATCAGATATTCATCTTAAATACAAACTGAAAATGTCAAGAGAAGAGGTATTAAAAAGAGCCGTAAAAGCTGTGAAACTTATAAAAGAAATCAGCGAAGGAAAAGCGGAAATTGAATTCTCACCTGAAGATGCTGTAAGAACCGAACTTTCTTACCTTTATGAGGTGCTTGAAGCTGTAATAGAAGCCGGAGCAAACGTTGTAAACATACCTGACACAGTAGGCTATGCAATTCCAGATGAATGGCACGACAAAATAGCCGCAATAAAGGAAAACGTTAAGAACATAGATAAAGCTATCATAAGTGTCCACTGCCACAACGACCTTGGCCTTGCCACTGCAAACTCCCTTATGGCGATAAAAGCTGGAGCAAGGCAGGTTGAGTGTACAATAAATGGGATAGGTGAAAGAGCCGGGAATGCTGCTCTGGAAGAGATTGTTATGGCAATAAAAGTAAGAAAAGACCAGTTTCCAGTTTACACAGATATAGACACAACACAGATATACAGAACTTCTCAACTTGTAAGCAGACTAACAGGTATTATCATTTCAAGAACAAAACCGATAGTTGGAGATAATGCTTTTGCCCACGAATCAGGAATACATCAGCACGGAGTTTTAGAGAATAGAGAGACTTACGAAATTATGAAGCCGGAAGATATAGGACTTAAGGAATCAAAAATAGTTCTTGGTAAACATTCTGGAAGGCATGCTTTTAAGAAAAAACTTGATGAAATGGGTATCAAACTCTCTGAAGAACAGCTTAACGAAGCTTTCAACAGGTTTAAAGAACTTGCATCAAGAAAAAAGGAGATATTTGACATTGACATAGAACTTATAGTTGAAGGACTTGAGGATACCGAAAAAGATAAGAACTACAAACTTATATATAATCAAGCTGTAAGTGGAGAAGGGATAATCCCATCTGCAACTGTAAAAATAGAAACACCTCACGGTGAAAAGCTCGGTCTTGCAGTTGGCAACGGTCCTGTTGATGCTACTTATAAAGCGATAAAAAATGCACTTAATATAGGAGAAGAGATACAGCTTAAAGATTTTAAAATAAGAGCTTTAACTTCTGGAACAGATGCCCTTGCTGAAGTTTTTCTTACAATAGAGTTTGAAGATATAAATGTTAGCGGAAGAGGTGTTGATTCTGACATAGTCAGAGCTTCAGCCCTTGCTTTCCTTGAAGCTCTTGACAGGCTGGAAAAGAGGAAAAAGAAGCACCATTAAAGCAAGTAAGGCGAAGTGAAAATTACTTCGCCTTTATATCTTTCTTTGTAAAGCTTTAGAAGTTATAATATTTCTAAGTTTTCTAACTTTACTTCCTCATTTACTTTAAAGTTGTAAATATTTCACCTGCTTTTCGCTTTCAATTTTCAAAAATTCATCCTGTGCAGGCAGGTCTTTTCACTTTTTTAAAACTTCCTCCGACTCACCCCATTTTCAGATAAATCTTTCTATAGTTCTCTTGTCAGCAAAAGTTTCCAAATAAAATAATTTGAAAGCAAAAATGTTGAACTTTGGATTTTATTTTTTTATAAAAAGTTAACTGGACAACATCTGGAATAAGAAAGAAATCATATGATAGCAATATCAACTTTTCAGAAAGCTCACACTAAAGTGCCAATAATGTTTTATTGTTTACTTATTTATCTCATCATTTGTTTTCAAGTATGAATTTTAAATCTATCTTTTATATATTCTTTCATTGTATCTTGCAAATCTATCAATACTTGCATATATTAATAAATACAAAAACCTTAAAGAGGTGAAGCATGAGTTTCAGAAAAAACTTAGGAGAGAAATATTCTCCTCTTTACTATCTTGCTGCTCTTGGAAGTGGTGGTTTGGTTATAACATTTTTTATGTATCTGATGTTTTTAACACCCCATAAAGGTTATCCAATTCCTGTTTA contains these protein-coding regions:
- the panB gene encoding 3-methyl-2-oxobutanoate hydroxymethyltransferase, producing the protein MKKVTTKTLREMKINGEKIAMLTAYDYTSALIVDNAGVDVILVGDSLGMVMLGYDSTVPVTMEEMVHHTKAVVRGVERALVVFDMPFLSYQTGVRDAILNAGRALKETGCDAVKIEGGIEQKSTIKALVDAGIPVCGHIGLQPQSVNVYGGYVLRGKGEEREKLIADAKAVEEAGAFAVVLEKIPSDLAKEITETLSIPTIGIGAGPFCDGQVLVFHDMLGIFDKFKPKFVKRYAELGKEMRRAISDYVEEVKTGKFPDREHSY
- a CDS encoding ATP-binding cassette domain-containing protein, producing the protein MVILEGLNIYKSFPVKKNFFGKVIEKKEVLKGVSVKLEKGKTVAIIGESGCGKSTLGKILLDIEKPDSGKVLYKGKDITAMSKSDYWKYRVNIQAIFQNPYNSLNPRMKVFDIVSEGLKINSLFTKDELKEKVEEAVTLVGLPFSVLNFYPHQLSGGQRQRVAIARAIVMKPEIIVADEPTSALDVSVQSQIINLFLEIQERFNIGYLFISHSPAVVDSIADTVFLIKNGTIQNIEKHDLLSFVSFFDF
- a CDS encoding 2-isopropylmalate synthase, which translates into the protein MVEKVYIFDTTLRDGEQTPGVNLTVDEKVQIAKQLERLGVDIIEAGFAISSPADFEAIKRISQEVKKSTICSLARAVEIDIKTAWDALKEAEKPRIHTFIATSDIHLKYKLKMSREEVLKRAVKAVKLIKEISEGKAEIEFSPEDAVRTELSYLYEVLEAVIEAGANVVNIPDTVGYAIPDEWHDKIAAIKENVKNIDKAIISVHCHNDLGLATANSLMAIKAGARQVECTINGIGERAGNAALEEIVMAIKVRKDQFPVYTDIDTTQIYRTSQLVSRLTGIIISRTKPIVGDNAFAHESGIHQHGVLENRETYEIMKPEDIGLKESKIVLGKHSGRHAFKKKLDEMGIKLSEEQLNEAFNRFKELASRKKEIFDIDIELIVEGLEDTEKDKNYKLIYNQAVSGEGIIPSATVKIETPHGEKLGLAVGNGPVDATYKAIKNALNIGEEIQLKDFKIRALTSGTDALAEVFLTIEFEDINVSGRGVDSDIVRASALAFLEALDRLEKRKKKHH